The proteins below are encoded in one region of Hordeum vulgare subsp. vulgare chromosome 3H, MorexV3_pseudomolecules_assembly, whole genome shotgun sequence:
- the LOC123443111 gene encoding beta-glucuronosyltransferase GlcAT14B-like translates to MGANGRGEHHSPSSAKTSPRGAAGGGGGEQYSSAAKSPRAGGGGGGEHYSSSSKSPRAGICGGVSSLLPSGAVASLLESRWAISAALTVFLFLAVTLTVTSSSSSSLSPVSASFFSFLPAGRADYVEPKVQQQQQQPQAPATPPPPPLGAGVPRLAYLISGSKGDLDRLWRALHALYHPRNLYVVHLDREAPVGERLELAARVANSTVFRRVGNVEVIRRANMVTYRGPTMVANTLHACAVLLRRSRDWDWFINLSASDYPLMSQDDVLHVFSTLPRNVNFIEHTSRLGWKEGQRAQPLIVDPGLYASQKQDIFYAATRRELPTAFRLYTGSAWVALTRDFAEYVVWGWDNLPRTLLMYYANFVSSPEGYFQTVLCNAPRFVPTVANHDLHHIQWDVPPRQHPHALTLGDMDRMVRSDAPFARKFARDDPVLDAIDAQLLGGRGGGNGTAAAGMFVRGGWCGEQGDCVGAAGADDWVLRPGPGAERLRRLMDRIVRSEAFANRQCK, encoded by the exons ATGGGGGCCAACGGCCGCGGTGAGCACCACTCGCCCTCGTCGGCCAAGACGTCCCCTCGCGGCGCtgctggaggtggaggtggcgagcaatACTCCTCAGCGGCCAAGTCTCCGCGCgccggaggtggtggcggaggcgAGCACTACTCGTCGTCGAGCAAGTCCCCGCGCGCCGGCATCTGCGGCGGCGTGTCGTCCCTGCTGCCGAGCGGCGCCGTGGCGTCGCTGCTCGAGAGCAGGTGGGCAATCTCGGCCGCGCTCACCGTGTTCCTGTTCCTTGCGGTCACGCTCACCgtaacgtcgtcgtcgtcgtcgtcgctgtctcCCGTCTcggcctccttcttctccttcctcccggccGGCCGGGCCGACTACGTCGAGCCGAAagtccagcagcagcagcagcagccgcagGCCCCGgcgaccccgccgccgcctccgctcGGCGCCGGCGTGCCGCGTCTGGCCTACCTCATCTCCGGGTCCAAGGGCGACCTGGACCGGCTGTGGCGCGCGCTGCACGCGCTCTACCACCCGCGCAACCTCTACGTGGTGCACCTGGACCGCGAGGCGCCCGTGGGCGAGCGGCTGGAGCTGGCGGCGCGGGTGGCCAACAGCACCGTGTTCCGCCGCGTCGGCAACGTGGAGGTGATCCGGCGCGCCAACATGGTGACCTACCGCGGGCCGACCATGGTGGCCAACACCCTGCACGCCTGCGCTGTGCTCCTCCGCCGCAGCCGCGACTGGGACTGGTTCATCAACCTCTCCGCCTCCGACTACCCGCTCATGTCCCAGGACG ATGTTCTGCACGTATTCTCGACGCTGCCGCGCAACGTCAACTTCATCGAGCACACCAGCCGCCTCGGCTGGAAGGA GGGGCAGCGAGCGCAGCCGCTGATCGTGGACCCAGGGCTGTACGCGTCGCAGAAGCAGGACATCTTCTACGCGGCGACCCGGCGGGAGCTGCCGACGGCGTTCAGGCTGTACACGGGGTCGGCGTGGGTGGCGCTGACGCGGGACTTCGCCGAGTACGTGGTGTGGGGGTGGGACAACCTGCCGCGCACCCTCCTCATGTACTACGCCAACTTCGTGTCCTCGCCGGAGGGCTACTTCCAGACGGTGCTCTGCAACGCGCCCCGGTTCGTGCCCACCGTGGCCAACCACGACCTCCACCACATCCAGTGGGACGTGCCGCCGCGGCAGCACCCGCACGCGCTCACGCTCGGGGACATGGACCGCATGGTGCGCAGCGACGCGCCCTTCGCCCGCAAGTTCGCGCGCGACGACCCCGTGCTCGACGCCATCGACGCGCAGCTGCTgggcgggcgcggcggcggcaacggcacggcggcggcggggatgtTCGTGCGGGGAGGCTGGTGCGGCGAGCAAGGGGACTGCGTCGGCGCCGCGGGCGCCGACGACTGGGTGCTCAGGCCGGGGCCGGGGGCTGAGAGGCTGCGCAGGCTCATGGACCGGATCGTCAGGTCGGAGGCGTTCGCGAACCGCCAGTGCAAGTAG